From one Candidatus Margulisiibacteriota bacterium genomic stretch:
- a CDS encoding MATE family efflux transporter, protein MIKRLYHKFKEKRDLTSGSIARNMFFLATPMIVSNLLQTTFELVNMFWVGRLGSTALAAVAMSGSIIMVVMFMMMGIGVGTTAMVARAIGAKEHGRAEEVVKQSLFIAFVGSFILAVLGYIVSAPLLRLLGASPEVMPLGTSYMHIAFSGSFVIFFMFLIMAVLQGAGDTMTPMLILAFSLLLNAILDPLLIFGLGPFPMLGVPGAALATIISRGIGCLIAFEVMLRGRSHIKLNLKSYGVDGAIINRILMIGFPASIQMTLRGLMGVVLMWVVAGFGTMSVAAYGIGIRLSMLLMMPGFALGMASATMVGHNLGAKKPERAVSSVWTAVTYYGAFMAVMGLLFFFFGAQLIAFFDPNPEVVKIGTVLMETLGIGCPFIALGLILDRSISGAGDTMVTMVNTFLSLWMIQIPLAIVLSERIGIGVNGVWYAGLVAQIVLAALNLGWFLTGRWKHKKA, encoded by the coding sequence AATCTGTTGCAGACGACCTTTGAATTGGTCAATATGTTTTGGGTCGGACGGCTGGGCTCGACCGCCCTGGCGGCGGTGGCGATGAGCGGCTCAATAATCATGGTCGTGATGTTCATGATGATGGGGATCGGTGTGGGGACGACCGCCATGGTCGCCCGGGCGATCGGAGCGAAAGAGCATGGCCGGGCCGAAGAGGTTGTTAAGCAGTCATTGTTCATTGCTTTTGTCGGTTCATTTATTTTAGCGGTTTTGGGCTACATTGTATCAGCTCCGCTGCTGCGGCTTTTAGGCGCATCTCCAGAAGTAATGCCGCTGGGGACCAGCTATATGCACATTGCTTTTTCTGGTTCGTTTGTGATCTTTTTTATGTTCCTGATCATGGCTGTCCTGCAGGGGGCGGGAGACACCATGACCCCGATGTTGATCCTGGCTTTTTCTCTTTTACTTAACGCGATCCTTGATCCGTTGTTGATCTTTGGGCTCGGGCCTTTTCCGATGCTCGGGGTCCCGGGGGCGGCGTTGGCGACCATTATTTCCCGGGGGATCGGTTGCCTGATCGCTTTTGAGGTTATGCTCCGCGGCCGTTCTCACATCAAGCTTAATTTAAAGAGTTATGGGGTTGATGGGGCGATAATTAATCGGATATTAATGATCGGGTTTCCTGCTTCGATCCAGATGACCCTGCGCGGTTTGATGGGTGTTGTATTAATGTGGGTGGTGGCGGGATTCGGCACAATGTCGGTCGCTGCCTATGGGATCGGGATCCGCTTGAGCATGCTTTTGATGATGCCCGGCTTTGCTTTGGGGATGGCCTCGGCGACTATGGTTGGGCATAACCTTGGGGCCAAAAAACCGGAGAGGGCGGTTTCTTCAGTTTGGACCGCGGTAACTTACTATGGAGCTTTTATGGCTGTTATGGGGCTGCTATTCTTTTTTTTCGGCGCGCAACTGATCGCTTTTTTTGACCCTAATCCTGAAGTGGTCAAGATCGGTACGGTGTTAATGGAAACGCTTGGGATCGGTTGTCCTTTTATTGCTCTCGGGCTGATCCTTGACCGTTCGATCTCCGGCGCGGGAGATACCATGGTGACCATGGTCAATACTTTTCTTTCTCTCTGGATGATCCAGATCCCGCTGGCGATCGTTCTGTCGGAGCGGATCGGGATCGGCGTCAACGGGGTTTGGTACGCCGGGCTGGTCGCGCAAATTGTGTTGGCCGCTCTTAATCTTGGCTGGTTCCTGA